The Bacteroidia bacterium genome contains a region encoding:
- a CDS encoding T9SS type A sorting domain-containing protein, with protein sequence MKIRQFIFTLIMLLFATNIFAGTQYYRLSFRDDPSTTMVIGWSDLGTSTNAIVYYGTTDFGTNYLSYPLNKMIDRSVNYKGLNNRFARLTGLSPNTVYYFVIHDDEGTSTRMIFKTLPDNANTPITFVSGGDSRTGIIGEFEYSQCRTRRQDANRLVSKIRPSFIAFSGDYVFSIPDIYISSTNAAWADWFADWQLTLTTDGQLTPLVPAFGNHELTDDVYNMFDVPNNNTYYSLSIGGKLLRLYTLNTELNCDVSQQSWLSTDLQLHTNNSSEPYWKYVQYHYPFVPHAYYTPNTTLINCWASLFQLNKVRLISESHAHIIKVTWPIVTSSATGNDNGFIRDDANGIVYIGEGSWGAPLRDLYTNFSADAAFNWTRNQEKMPGFQIICVTKQKIEIRVAKLENVINVGQVQLNDPPCTLPPNIVLWAPTNGSVVTIYNNNLSSDASLMTLQTSSGTLNPVFNSSVLSYNVNLPAGTTIVPTVTATISNPNATLQITQANNLTGTIADRTATVQVIAEDGITINTYSVLFNVNQSGINEITAGKYAIVYPNPGKDIFNIEFFEKQHKIDIEVYNSMGRLIKSDKVSKISNYKLNLSNEETGTYFIIIKNEKLLDKFKIILIK encoded by the coding sequence ATGAAAATCAGACAATTCATATTTACGTTAATAATGCTATTGTTTGCAACAAATATTTTTGCAGGTACTCAATACTACAGGCTTTCTTTTCGAGATGACCCATCAACAACTATGGTAATTGGCTGGAGTGATCTTGGAACTTCTACAAATGCAATAGTTTATTATGGTACAACAGACTTTGGAACAAATTACCTAAGCTACCCTTTAAATAAAATGATTGACAGATCTGTTAATTATAAAGGCTTAAACAATAGGTTTGCAAGACTTACAGGATTGTCGCCAAATACAGTTTACTACTTTGTTATACACGATGATGAAGGCACAAGCACAAGAATGATTTTTAAAACCTTACCCGATAATGCAAATACTCCTATAACCTTTGTTTCAGGTGGCGATAGCAGAACTGGAATAATTGGCGAATTTGAATATAGTCAGTGCAGAACAAGAAGACAGGATGCAAACAGACTTGTATCAAAAATACGCCCTTCATTTATTGCATTTAGCGGAGATTATGTTTTTTCTATTCCTGACATTTATATTTCATCAACAAATGCAGCATGGGCAGATTGGTTTGCCGACTGGCAGCTCACTTTGACAACAGACGGTCAGCTGACACCACTTGTTCCTGCTTTTGGTAATCATGAACTAACAGATGATGTTTATAATATGTTTGATGTACCAAATAACAACACATACTATTCTTTAAGTATTGGCGGTAAATTACTTCGTTTATATACATTAAATACAGAACTAAATTGTGATGTGTCGCAACAATCATGGCTTTCAACCGATTTACAATTGCATACAAATAACAGCAGTGAACCATATTGGAAATATGTTCAGTACCATTATCCATTTGTTCCACATGCATATTACACTCCAAACACAACACTAATTAATTGCTGGGCTTCATTATTCCAGTTAAATAAAGTAAGACTTATATCAGAATCACATGCTCATATCATTAAAGTTACATGGCCAATTGTTACATCTTCTGCTACCGGAAACGACAATGGATTTATAAGAGATGATGCTAATGGCATTGTATACATCGGAGAAGGAAGCTGGGGTGCTCCGTTAAGAGATTTATACACTAATTTTTCAGCTGATGCAGCATTCAACTGGACAAGAAATCAGGAAAAAATGCCGGGCTTTCAGATTATTTGTGTAACAAAGCAAAAAATTGAAATAAGAGTTGCCAAACTTGAAAATGTAATTAATGTTGGACAGGTTCAATTAAATGATCCACCATGTACACTACCACCAAATATTGTATTATGGGCTCCAACTAATGGAAGTGTTGTAACAATTTACAACAATAATTTATCATCTGATGCTTCTTTAATGACACTGCAAACAAGTTCAGGCACATTAAACCCTGTTTTTAATTCATCAGTATTAAGTTATAATGTTAACCTTCCTGCAGGAACAACAATTGTGCCTACTGTTACTGCTACAATAAGTAATCCAAATGCCACACTACAAATAACTCAGGCAAATAACTTAACCGGAACAATTGCAGACAGAACAGCCACAGTTCAGGTTATTGCAGAAGACGGTATAACAATTAACACATATAGTGTACTGTTTAACGTTAACCAATCAGGAATTAACGAAATTACTGCAGGGAAATATGCAATAGTATATCCTAATCCGGGTAAAGACATTTTCAATATTGAGTTTTTTGAAAAACAACATAAAATTGATATAGAAGTATACAACTCAATGGGAAGATTAATAAAATCCGATAAAGTTTCTAAAATTTCTAATTATAAACTGAATCTTTCAAATGAAGAAACAGGTACTTATTTTATTATTATTAAAAATGAAAAATTATTAGATAAGTTCAAGATAATTCTGATTAAATAA
- a CDS encoding sigma-70 family RNA polymerase sigma factor → MGYGTDMTNDKIIEGLKSNSSEVLNFIYQNYYPVIEEIILYKYYGNKDDAKDIFQDGLLTAYSALMADPPLILQYKFITFLIAVCKRRMIDKIRTTKRKLIIDENIEIESDTNIIGYITNEDRKRLIAKHFSKLGEKCKELLRLFIEGNSITEVTLKLNMSSEQFTKNRRLRCKQELFKKIYNDPLLKELSDGKPWTIREIPRW, encoded by the coding sequence ATGGGGTACGGAACTGATATGACAAATGACAAAATAATTGAAGGATTAAAGTCTAACAGTTCTGAGGTTCTTAACTTTATATATCAAAACTATTACCCGGTGATTGAAGAGATTATATTATATAAGTATTATGGCAATAAGGATGATGCAAAAGACATCTTCCAAGATGGCCTATTAACGGCTTATTCAGCTTTAATGGCTGATCCTCCTTTAATACTTCAGTATAAATTCATCACTTTTCTGATAGCCGTATGTAAAAGAAGAATGATTGATAAAATAAGAACCACTAAAAGAAAATTAATAATTGATGAGAATATAGAAATTGAATCGGACACTAATATTATAGGTTATATAACTAATGAAGACAGAAAAAGACTAATAGCAAAGCATTTTAGTAAGCTGGGCGAAAAATGTAAAGAACTATTAAGATTATTTATTGAGGGAAATTCAATAACTGAAGTCACTCTAAAATTAAACATGAGTAGTGAACAATTTACAAAAAACAGAAGACTAAGGTGTAAACAAGAATTATTTAAGAAGATTTATAATGATCCACTATTAAAAGAATTAAGCGATGGAAAACCATGGACTATTCGAGAGATACCTAGATGGTAG
- a CDS encoding toxin-antitoxin system YwqK family antitoxin has product MLQKNYFIYFLFAALVYFTLSCSQETVTSKELTNISGITCTINDSVPFTGICRDLYDNGDVQSEKTFVDGLADGSFLRFYENGQKSVEVIYSKGKPIGGYKQYYESGKLKAQKTDDGKKQVVTRWFEDGTKSGEQHMEDNVLTGKSEQWYKNGKLELTSTYKNDKRVGQFKVFFESGKVKIEGNYVDGQLDGNWKVWNENDQVISDETYKLGKKTGIWKYYYDNGKQKSEVIFKDELVKQNKEWDENGKLINSFSAE; this is encoded by the coding sequence ATGTTACAGAAAAATTACTTTATATATTTTTTGTTTGCAGCTTTAGTATATTTTACTTTAAGTTGTTCTCAGGAAACTGTTACAAGTAAAGAACTAACTAATATTTCTGGAATAACCTGCACAATAAATGATAGTGTTCCATTTACTGGTATTTGTCGCGATTTATATGATAACGGAGATGTTCAGTCTGAAAAGACATTTGTTGATGGATTGGCTGATGGAAGTTTTTTAAGGTTTTATGAAAACGGACAGAAAAGTGTTGAAGTTATTTATTCTAAAGGTAAACCCATTGGTGGCTATAAACAATACTATGAAAGCGGAAAACTAAAAGCTCAGAAAACAGATGATGGCAAAAAGCAGGTTGTTACCCGTTGGTTTGAAGATGGAACTAAAAGTGGAGAACAACATATGGAAGATAATGTTCTTACTGGTAAATCTGAGCAATGGTATAAAAATGGTAAATTGGAATTAACATCAACTTACAAAAATGATAAGCGGGTAGGTCAGTTTAAGGTTTTTTTCGAAAGTGGAAAAGTGAAAATTGAAGGAAATTATGTGGATGGACAGCTTGACGGAAACTGGAAAGTTTGGAATGAAAACGATCAGGTGATTTCTGACGAAACCTATAAACTTGGAAAGAAAACAGGTATATGGAAATATTATTATGACAATGGAAAACAAAAGTCAGAAGTTATATTTAAAGATGAACTTGTAAAACAAAATAAAGAATGGGACGAAAACGGAAAACTTATAAATTCATTTTCGGCCGAATAA
- a CDS encoding aspartate-semialdehyde dehydrogenase → MKVAVVGATGLVGGVMLKVLEEHNFPLTELLPVASEKSVGKKVLFKGQEISVIGVKEAINAHPAIAIFSAGSSTSSTFAPEFAKLGTTVIDNSSQWRMFPNVPLIVPEVNSHVLRHENKIIANPNCSTIQMVLALAPLHKKYKIKRLVVSTYQSVTGTGVKAVQQLKNERAGIAGEMAYPHQIDLNCFPHGGTFLADGCTTEEQKLVKETQKILGDKTIQITATVVRVPVIGGHSEAVNIEFENDFDLAEVNSLLKSMPGIVVIDNPNANEYPMPINAEGKDEVFVGRIRRDLSREKCLNLWIVADNLRKGAATNAIQIAEFLYKQEWVK, encoded by the coding sequence ATGAAAGTTGCTGTAGTTGGTGCTACCGGACTAGTTGGAGGTGTAATGCTTAAAGTTTTAGAAGAGCATAATTTTCCTTTGACCGAATTATTACCTGTTGCTTCAGAAAAATCTGTTGGGAAAAAAGTGCTTTTTAAAGGTCAGGAAATTTCTGTTATTGGCGTAAAAGAAGCGATAAATGCGCATCCTGCTATAGCTATCTTTTCAGCAGGTTCTTCAACCTCTTCAACATTTGCACCGGAGTTTGCGAAATTGGGAACAACAGTTATTGATAACTCTTCGCAATGGAGAATGTTTCCAAATGTCCCATTGATAGTTCCTGAAGTAAATTCACACGTTTTAAGGCACGAAAATAAAATTATTGCAAATCCGAATTGTTCAACAATTCAAATGGTTTTAGCTTTAGCGCCTTTGCATAAAAAATATAAAATTAAAAGATTGGTGGTTTCAACATACCAGTCGGTTACAGGCACTGGTGTAAAGGCAGTTCAGCAACTTAAAAATGAAAGAGCAGGAATTGCAGGTGAAATGGCTTATCCTCATCAGATTGATTTAAACTGTTTCCCACATGGAGGAACATTTTTAGCTGATGGTTGTACAACAGAAGAGCAAAAACTGGTAAAAGAAACTCAAAAGATTCTTGGCGATAAAACTATACAGATTACGGCAACTGTTGTTAGAGTTCCTGTAATTGGCGGACACTCAGAAGCTGTAAATATAGAATTTGAAAATGATTTTGATTTAGCAGAAGTAAATTCTTTGTTAAAATCAATGCCGGGTATTGTAGTTATTGATAACCCTAATGCTAATGAGTATCCAATGCCAATAAACGCAGAAGGAAAAGATGAGGTTTTTGTTGGTAGAATCCGAAGAGATTTGTCGCGTGAGAAGTGTTTAAATTTGTGGATTGTTGCTGATAATTTAAGAAAAGGTGCAGCAACAAATGCAATCCAGATTGCCGAATTTCTTTATAAACAGGAATGGGTTAAATAA
- a CDS encoding CHAT domain-containing protein, translating into MKAIMILFFCLLILSINTKNIIARNIYSNNEKKVNSLIEQGNIRLSVFEIDSALFYFTEALVISKQNKLSKKELSIHLIISNCYTSIKEFNKAKDELNYSLIILNSINVKNELKSDYFFSLGYYNYCKGDFVEAEIAYKKALFYKKDNDFSIILELERSCLKQNKLKDASIYLNKIDLISDSLWLIYSMSFDYALLEIAQLNFKNNICNNDINILPFLSILEKKDTFSSNKARAYHYQCLGLVYRYLEDYSKSLKYLKIAYDECNAINDDTKYLSLISLSHNLLNIYSKISDFSKAEMFYNKILLYKKRLRSSNNIDDFELFCSVGVNYFLKKDYLESIKFLDSALVYSKNITPDAKANLYDYYALAYSALGEYSKSNEHFKKALFFRQKQNPINIHNLSKDYQNYSELLMKMGRSKEAIAMGKKSCKLIQQVMGQKSSSSSIALTSIANIYLDSKDYNNALINFDKALLAASSESLISEKKLFPKSASVVYPVAYLKALKGKASALFVMSKGKEAQLEKSLLCYNEAIYLLEKIRSANQFDEDKLLLTENENSIYNSAVQVAYELYKISGKDEYLNTAFNISERNKATVLREKVSLLNKFPEGSQQYSLYQKDQKLRKEISSLERKIPMSNSIEASKLKEQLYKLYDDQEAFFTMLKDKYPKLYDSWISSECMSIAAVQKKLLNTESLVEYILADSTLYTIIISKTGKDFIKTVLPGNFKENMYKYIDEISCAGADATTIKGFNSFIQNSYSLYSVILKPVKNLIKKNSLIIVSDGVLNLLPFETLLTNNYNNSHVDYRYLPYLIKERSVSYANSATLYCSSGKTDNKTPKNILAFAPGYTSSNSAIAEVVTRSFYSPLRGAKEEVNSFNGILNGDYFFNNEATETEFKNRANDYSIIHMAMHGQADADDSGNSRLIFENGGKGNDGFLYAWEIYNMNLNPDMVVLSACNTGTGKLRKGEGVMSLARSFSYAGCPSVVMTLWSISDLSSTDLMKYFYSNLSLGDNKAEALQKAKTEYITQTSPMKSHPYYWAGYVVIGDKSPVEIDSHINKMFYTSSVSLAILALAFVFVRRRFK; encoded by the coding sequence ATGAAAGCAATAATGATTTTATTCTTTTGTCTTTTAATTCTTAGTATTAATACTAAGAATATTATTGCGAGAAATATTTATTCTAATAATGAAAAGAAAGTTAATAGTTTAATAGAACAAGGAAATATTCGTTTATCTGTTTTTGAAATAGATAGTGCATTGTTTTATTTTACCGAAGCGCTTGTAATCAGCAAACAAAATAAGTTAAGCAAAAAGGAATTATCTATTCATTTAATAATTTCAAATTGTTATACTTCGATTAAAGAATTTAATAAAGCAAAAGATGAATTAAATTATTCATTAATTATTTTAAATTCAATTAATGTAAAAAATGAATTAAAATCAGATTACTTTTTTTCATTAGGTTATTATAATTATTGTAAAGGCGATTTTGTTGAAGCAGAAATAGCATATAAGAAAGCATTATTTTATAAAAAAGATAATGATTTCTCAATTATTTTGGAATTGGAAAGAAGTTGTTTAAAACAAAATAAACTAAAAGATGCGAGTATTTATTTAAATAAAATTGATTTAATTTCAGATTCTTTGTGGTTGATTTATTCAATGAGTTTTGATTATGCATTATTAGAAATAGCTCAATTGAATTTTAAAAATAATATTTGTAATAATGATATTAACATTCTCCCTTTTTTAAGTATTTTAGAAAAAAAGGATACTTTTTCGAGTAATAAAGCTAGAGCATATCATTATCAGTGTTTGGGTTTGGTATATAGGTACTTAGAGGATTATTCAAAAAGCTTGAAGTATCTTAAAATTGCCTACGATGAATGTAATGCAATTAATGACGATACTAAATATCTTTCTTTAATTTCACTTAGTCATAATTTGCTTAATATTTATTCTAAAATAAGTGATTTCTCAAAAGCTGAGATGTTTTATAATAAAATATTATTGTATAAAAAAAGGTTGAGATCATCTAATAATATAGATGATTTTGAATTATTTTGTTCAGTTGGAGTTAATTATTTCTTAAAAAAAGATTATTTAGAATCTATTAAATTTCTTGATTCGGCTTTGGTTTATTCAAAAAATATTACTCCTGACGCAAAGGCAAACTTGTATGATTATTATGCATTAGCATATTCTGCTTTAGGTGAATATTCAAAGAGCAATGAACATTTTAAAAAAGCACTTTTCTTCAGACAAAAACAAAATCCAATAAATATTCATAATCTTTCTAAAGACTATCAGAATTATTCTGAACTACTAATGAAAATGGGTAGGTCTAAAGAAGCAATTGCAATGGGGAAAAAGTCATGTAAGCTTATTCAACAGGTAATGGGACAAAAAAGTAGTTCTAGTTCAATAGCATTAACATCTATTGCAAATATTTATCTGGATAGTAAGGATTATAACAATGCTCTGATAAATTTTGATAAAGCTTTGTTAGCTGCAAGTTCAGAATCATTAATAAGCGAGAAAAAATTATTTCCAAAATCGGCTTCTGTTGTATACCCTGTGGCATATTTAAAAGCATTAAAAGGAAAAGCTTCTGCATTATTTGTTATGAGTAAAGGAAAGGAAGCACAACTTGAAAAAAGCCTTCTTTGTTATAATGAAGCTATTTATTTGTTAGAAAAGATAAGAAGTGCAAACCAGTTTGATGAAGATAAACTATTGCTAACAGAAAATGAGAACTCAATTTATAATTCGGCTGTACAGGTTGCATATGAGCTGTATAAAATATCTGGCAAAGATGAATATTTAAACACCGCTTTTAATATTTCGGAGAGAAATAAAGCAACTGTGTTACGTGAAAAAGTTTCATTGTTAAATAAATTCCCTGAAGGCTCACAACAATACTCACTATATCAGAAGGACCAGAAATTACGAAAAGAAATTTCTAGTCTGGAACGTAAAATACCAATGTCAAATTCAATAGAGGCATCAAAATTAAAAGAACAGCTTTATAAATTGTATGATGATCAGGAAGCATTCTTCACGATGTTAAAAGATAAATATCCGAAATTATACGATTCGTGGATTTCTTCTGAATGTATGAGTATTGCTGCTGTACAAAAAAAGTTATTGAATACTGAAAGTCTGGTTGAATATATTCTTGCAGATTCAACATTATACACAATAATTATTAGTAAAACCGGAAAAGATTTTATTAAAACGGTTTTACCCGGTAATTTTAAAGAAAATATGTATAAATACATTGATGAGATTTCTTGTGCAGGTGCTGATGCCACAACTATTAAAGGTTTTAATTCCTTTATTCAGAATTCTTATAGCTTGTATTCAGTAATACTTAAACCTGTAAAGAATCTTATAAAGAAGAACTCACTTATTATTGTTTCTGATGGTGTACTGAATTTATTGCCTTTTGAAACTTTGCTAACAAATAACTATAACAACTCACATGTAGATTATCGTTATCTGCCATATTTAATAAAGGAAAGATCTGTAAGCTATGCTAATTCTGCTACATTATACTGCAGTTCAGGGAAGACTGATAATAAAACACCTAAAAATATTCTTGCTTTTGCCCCAGGTTATACTTCGTCAAATTCGGCAATAGCTGAAGTTGTAACACGTTCATTCTATTCACCGTTAAGGGGAGCAAAAGAGGAAGTAAATAGTTTTAACGGTATTTTAAATGGCGATTATTTTTTTAATAACGAAGCAACCGAAACAGAATTTAAAAACAGGGCAAATGATTATTCAATTATTCATATGGCAATGCACGGTCAGGCTGATGCTGATGATTCGGGTAATTCGAGGTTAATATTCGAGAATGGCGGAAAAGGAAATGATGGTTTTCTTTATGCATGGGAAATTTATAATATGAATTTAAACCCTGATATGGTAGTATTAAGTGCATGTAATACTGGAACTGGTAAACTTAGAAAAGGTGAAGGTGTTATGAGTTTAGCAAGATCTTTTTCTTATGCAGGTTGCCCAAGTGTTGTAATGACACTATGGTCTATAAGCGACTTAAGCAGTACTGATTTGATGAAATATTTTTATAGTAATTTGTCACTTGGAGATAATAAAGCGGAGGCCTTGCAGAAAGCGAAAACTGAATATATTACTCAAACCAGTCCTATGAAATCTCATCCTTATTATTGGGCAGGATATGTTGTTATAGGCGATAAGTCACCGGTTGAAATCGATTCGCATATAAACAAAATGTTTTATACTTCGTCAGTTTCTCTTGCAATATTGGCACTGGCTTTTGTTTTTGTTAGAAGAAGATTTAAGTAG
- a CDS encoding PDZ domain-containing protein → MCNLKHQKIIICVNKLLKFVFVLSITSLLTNYNQAYCQKENLYGKTAFNMLTLLEKNHFSPQQIDDELSKKVWLKFINYLDPYHFVFLDNDIAAFSEFKTSLCKETMNQRSDFLSKVTSVYEKRLNETDSLINVICSTAPNFNEKDYIIYYFNDTLSYPKNRDEQKRRWVKYIKHRELKLMIGEGKEYSDNQIDSLLKKEPVFREKVKKSQKRFFQRMLLHPSGYESVIASIYMNAFATCFDPHTFFFTPNDKKNFESAISPNSLSFGFTIKETTDYEIEIASLIPGGPAWKSNLIHTGDVLLELKWGDKKPIDLTGASEEEVYLMLNESNTDKLTLKIRMSNELVEEVVLTKEKIKSEENLVRGIILSGEKKIGYISLPGFYTEWNNQNDPGCANDVAKEVIKLKQNGIDGLILDIRSNGGGSMTEALNLAGIFIDEGPLGIYYSRGAKPVTMKDMNRGTIYDGPLVVMVNAGSASASEFISGSLQDYNRALIIGNPTYGKGSGQIVLPNDTATNVANNIFPNSDPKYGYVITTTFKFYRVKGNSNQLTGVIPDIALPDFYRTNNDREISNKNALSNDSVVKKVYLTTLPSLPVTQLAVLSKKRCENNVFIKQMGTFLDSLNSCLDIKKIPLDINSYIKLKRKIYNFTNAIDTLETSYNNNVKLINYEQNKEIFKIDDYNREMNKQFTESLEKDALLDEAYNIISDLINFMKQK, encoded by the coding sequence ATGTGTAATCTAAAGCACCAGAAAATAATTATTTGTGTAAATAAACTATTGAAATTTGTTTTTGTATTATCAATTACATCTCTTTTAACAAACTATAATCAGGCATACTGTCAAAAAGAGAATTTGTATGGCAAAACGGCATTTAATATGCTTACACTTCTTGAGAAAAATCATTTTAGTCCACAACAAATAGATGATGAACTTTCAAAGAAAGTATGGCTGAAATTTATTAACTATTTAGATCCTTATCATTTCGTTTTTCTTGATAATGATATTGCAGCATTCTCAGAATTTAAAACATCTCTTTGCAAAGAGACGATGAATCAACGTTCCGATTTTTTGTCAAAGGTTACTTCTGTTTACGAAAAAAGATTAAATGAAACAGATTCTTTGATAAATGTTATTTGTAGTACTGCTCCAAATTTTAATGAGAAAGATTACATAATTTATTATTTTAATGATACTTTATCATATCCTAAAAACCGTGATGAGCAAAAAAGAAGATGGGTTAAGTATATTAAGCATAGGGAGCTTAAGTTAATGATTGGTGAGGGGAAAGAATATTCTGATAATCAAATAGACTCTTTATTAAAAAAAGAACCTGTTTTCAGAGAAAAAGTTAAGAAGTCGCAAAAACGATTTTTTCAACGCATGCTTTTACATCCGTCAGGTTATGAAAGTGTTATTGCTTCTATTTATATGAATGCTTTTGCTACATGTTTTGATCCTCACACATTTTTCTTTACTCCCAATGATAAAAAGAATTTTGAATCTGCAATATCTCCCAATTCTCTTTCTTTTGGTTTTACAATTAAAGAAACTACTGATTATGAAATTGAGATTGCAAGTCTTATTCCTGGTGGTCCTGCCTGGAAATCAAATTTAATTCACACAGGTGATGTCTTACTTGAATTGAAATGGGGTGATAAAAAGCCTATAGATTTAACAGGTGCTTCAGAAGAGGAAGTTTACCTGATGCTTAATGAGTCAAATACCGATAAGTTAACTTTAAAAATTAGAATGTCAAACGAACTTGTGGAAGAGGTTGTTTTAACAAAAGAAAAAATTAAGTCAGAAGAAAATCTTGTAAGAGGAATTATTTTAAGTGGCGAGAAAAAGATAGGTTATATTTCTCTTCCAGGTTTTTATACAGAATGGAATAATCAAAATGATCCCGGATGTGCAAATGATGTTGCTAAAGAAGTTATTAAGCTTAAACAAAATGGTATTGATGGTTTAATCCTGGATATCCGTTCTAATGGAGGTGGATCAATGACAGAAGCCTTAAATCTTGCCGGAATATTTATTGATGAAGGTCCATTAGGAATATATTATTCAAGAGGAGCAAAGCCGGTTACAATGAAAGATATGAACAGAGGAACAATATATGATGGCCCTTTGGTAGTAATGGTAAATGCTGGTAGTGCATCAGCTTCAGAATTTATTTCGGGTAGTTTACAGGATTATAACCGTGCATTAATTATTGGAAATCCAACCTATGGCAAAGGATCAGGTCAGATTGTTCTTCCAAATGATACTGCTACAAATGTTGCAAATAATATTTTTCCAAATTCCGATCCTAAATATGGCTATGTTATAACAACAACTTTCAAGTTTTATCGTGTAAAAGGAAATTCGAATCAACTTACCGGAGTCATCCCTGATATTGCTTTACCTGATTTTTATCGTACCAATAACGATCGTGAGATTTCAAATAAAAATGCACTGTCAAATGATTCTGTTGTAAAGAAAGTATATTTAACTACTTTACCATCCCTACCGGTTACACAACTTGCAGTTTTAAGTAAAAAGCGTTGTGAAAATAATGTATTTATTAAGCAAATGGGTACATTTTTAGATTCACTTAATTCGTGTCTTGATATTAAAAAAATTCCTTTAGATATTAATTCATATATTAAGCTTAAAAGAAAAATTTATAATTTTACAAATGCAATTGATACTTTAGAGACTTCCTATAATAATAATGTTAAACTAATAAATTACGAACAGAATAAAGAAATATTTAAAATTGATGATTATAACAGAGAGATGAATAAGCAATTTACAGAGTCTCTCGAAAAAGATGCTCTGCTGGATGAAGCTTATAATATTATTTCGGATTTAATTAACTTCATGAAACAAAAATAA
- a CDS encoding membrane dipeptidase codes for MTSIKLSSFYVIYFLISTLVLLTSCKSIEKRTELIHKKAFTIDSHCDSPLVLMSEDFDIGKSHNAKETGTKYDIPRMEAGDLDASFFAAFVGQGNQDSIGLEKAFNQTNQIIDAVYKAINAYPAKAEIAITHEDGYRLEKENKRAIYLGIENGYALADKIENIDYFYKKGIRYITLVHTRNNHIADSSTDTTLFKGLSPFGEQVVKRMNNLGIMIDVSHASDSTFYDVLKLSKTPVIASHSCSRALCDNPRNLSDEMLIALAKNGGVIQMCILSDYVKKMPSYPARDSAHAAFEIKHSNWANYNDEQRRNGIREWHQLDVNYPPILANVTDVIDHIDHMVKIAGIDHVGIGTDFDGGGDVIGCYDVSEMKNITKELVKRGYTEEQIIKIWGGNFMRVFKEVEKFKTSN; via the coding sequence ATGACTTCAATTAAATTATCTTCATTTTACGTAATATATTTTCTTATTTCTACACTTGTTTTATTAACATCGTGCAAATCTATAGAAAAAAGAACTGAACTTATTCACAAAAAAGCTTTCACCATCGACTCTCATTGCGACAGTCCATTAGTATTAATGAGTGAAGACTTTGACATTGGGAAATCGCATAATGCAAAAGAAACAGGAACCAAATATGATATTCCACGAATGGAGGCAGGTGATCTGGATGCTTCGTTTTTTGCAGCATTTGTTGGACAGGGAAATCAGGATAGCATAGGATTGGAAAAAGCATTTAATCAGACCAACCAGATTATTGATGCAGTTTATAAAGCAATAAATGCTTATCCTGCCAAAGCTGAAATTGCGATTACTCATGAAGATGGTTATCGTTTAGAAAAAGAAAATAAACGAGCCATTTATTTAGGAATTGAAAACGGCTATGCTTTAGCAGACAAAATTGAGAATATTGATTATTTCTACAAAAAAGGTATTCGCTACATAACATTAGTTCATACAAGAAATAACCACATAGCAGATTCGTCAACAGACACTACTTTATTTAAAGGATTATCCCCATTTGGTGAGCAAGTTGTTAAAAGAATGAACAATCTGGGTATTATGATTGACGTATCACACGCTTCCGACAGCACATTTTACGATGTTCTTAAATTATCAAAGACACCGGTTATTGCTTCTCACTCTTGCTCCCGTGCATTATGTGATAACCCACGAAATCTTTCAGATGAAATGCTCATTGCACTTGCTAAAAATGGTGGTGTAATTCAAATGTGTATTTTAAGTGATTATGTAAAAAAGATGCCTTCTTATCCTGCAAGAGATAGCGCACATGCAGCATTTGAAATTAAACACAGCAATTGGGCAAACTATAACGATGAACAAAGAAGAAACGGGATTAGGGAATGGCATCAGCTTGATGTAAATTATCCACCTATTTTGGCTAATGTTACAGATGTTATTGATCATATTGATCACATGGTGAAGATAGCTGGAATCGATCATGTTGGCATAGGAACTGATTTTGATGGAGGTGGCGATGTTATTGGTTGTTACGACGTATCTGAAATGAAAAACATAACAAAGGAACTTGTAAAACGTGGCTATACCGAAGAACAGATTATTAAAATATGGGGTGGTAATTTTATGAGGGTTTTTAAAGAAGTAGAAAAATTTAAAACAAGTAATTAA